The following are encoded together in the Nocardioides thalensis genome:
- a CDS encoding YqgE/AlgH family protein, whose protein sequence is MSPVRPEPGMLLVAAPTLLDPNFVDSVVLLLDVNPEGALGVVLNRPSALPVSEVLGEWGDVVEEPEVLFQGGPVSTDGALAVALATPGVEGTVGFQAILDRLGLLDLDTPTELVEGTVDRLRIFAGYAGWGAAQLDDEIAEGAWYVVPALVEDVFRHDTQDLWRDVMRRQPGDLAFHSTRPSDPDLN, encoded by the coding sequence GTGAGTCCCGTCCGTCCCGAGCCCGGCATGCTGCTCGTCGCTGCCCCGACGCTGCTGGACCCCAACTTCGTCGACAGCGTCGTGCTGCTCCTCGACGTCAACCCCGAGGGGGCGCTCGGCGTCGTCCTCAACCGGCCGAGCGCGCTGCCCGTGTCCGAGGTCCTGGGGGAGTGGGGCGACGTCGTCGAGGAGCCCGAGGTCCTCTTCCAGGGCGGGCCGGTCTCGACCGACGGTGCCCTGGCCGTGGCGCTGGCGACGCCCGGGGTCGAGGGCACGGTCGGGTTCCAGGCGATCCTCGACCGGCTGGGCCTGCTGGACCTCGACACGCCGACCGAGCTCGTCGAGGGCACCGTCGACCGGCTCCGCATCTTCGCCGGGTACGCCGGCTGGGGCGCGGCGCAGCTCGACGACGAGATCGCCGAGGGCGCGTGGTACGTCGTCCCCGCGCTCGTCGAGGACGTGTTCCGCCACGACACGCAGGACTTGTGGCGGGACGTGATGCGAAGGCAACCGGGTGACCTGGCCTTCCACAGCACTCGGCCCTCCGACCCTGACCTGAACTGA
- a CDS encoding DUF3039 domain-containing protein, which yields MTTIGFSTDTDVREDRRTVPTDDGDHERFSHYVEKDKLTEAMVMGTPVRALCGKVWVPSRAPEKFPVCPECKEIWEGLSDVPGDSGSDE from the coding sequence GTGACCACCATCGGATTCTCGACCGACACGGACGTCCGTGAAGACCGGCGGACGGTCCCGACCGACGACGGTGACCACGAGCGTTTCTCCCACTACGTGGAGAAGGACAAGCTCACCGAGGCGATGGTGATGGGCACGCCCGTGCGCGCCCTGTGCGGCAAGGTCTGGGTGCCGAGCCGGGCGCCGGAGAAGTTCCCGGTGTGCCCGGAGTGCAAGGAGATCTGGGAGGGCCTCTCCGACGTTCCCGGCGACAGCGGCTCCGACGAGTGA
- a CDS encoding DEAD/DEAH box helicase family protein encodes MKSLGPAWPERAAWGTAPSLRAWQSAALRDYLDRSPRDFLAVATPGAGKTTFALTVAAELLGRRVVDRLIIVAPTEHLKQQWAEAAARAGLPIDPTYSAGSGKISSDYVGVAVTYAGVAVNPLAMRIRTERFKTLVILDEIHHAGDALSWGEGVREAFEPAARRLALTGTPFRSDVNPIPFVTYAPGPDGVKRSVADYTYGYAEALADHVVRPVLFLAYSGSMQWRTRAGDEVAATLGEPLTKDLTNQALRTALDPAGSWIPSVLAAADKRLSEVRRHVPDAGGLVIATDQDSARSYAKTLKAITGESPTVVLSDEKAASKKISQFSDDDSRWMVAVRMVSEGVDVPRLSVGVWATTTSTPLFFAQAVGRFVRARTRGEIASVFLPSVPNLLGFAAELELERDHALGRPVKDEDDIFAAEDDLLAQAQAGEAASAEMEALPFEALGSEARFDHALYDGAQFGHEGEVHVGSDEEMDFLGIPGLLEPDQMKELLRQRQDSRAKARRRTSETERAPDTVAEVATHEQLAVLRRELNGLVGAWHHRTNQPHGVIHSALRKECGGPAAAVANAAQLQLRIDRIREWAMRKSS; translated from the coding sequence GTGAAGTCGCTCGGACCCGCGTGGCCCGAGCGAGCAGCATGGGGGACAGCACCGTCCCTGCGTGCCTGGCAGTCGGCGGCCCTGCGCGACTACCTCGACCGTTCCCCGCGTGACTTCCTCGCGGTCGCGACGCCCGGCGCCGGCAAGACGACCTTCGCGCTGACGGTCGCCGCCGAGCTGCTCGGCCGGCGGGTCGTCGACCGACTGATCATCGTCGCCCCCACGGAGCACCTCAAGCAGCAGTGGGCCGAGGCCGCGGCGCGGGCCGGCCTGCCGATCGACCCCACGTACTCCGCGGGCAGCGGGAAGATCTCCAGCGACTACGTCGGCGTCGCGGTGACCTACGCCGGCGTCGCGGTCAACCCGCTCGCGATGCGCATCCGCACCGAGCGGTTCAAGACGCTGGTCATCCTCGACGAGATCCACCACGCCGGCGACGCGCTGTCGTGGGGCGAGGGCGTGCGCGAGGCCTTCGAGCCCGCTGCGCGCCGGCTAGCCCTCACCGGCACGCCCTTCCGGTCCGACGTGAACCCGATCCCGTTCGTGACCTACGCGCCGGGGCCCGACGGCGTGAAGCGGTCGGTCGCCGACTACACCTACGGCTACGCCGAGGCCCTCGCCGACCACGTCGTCCGGCCGGTCCTCTTCCTCGCCTACTCCGGCAGCATGCAGTGGCGCACCCGGGCCGGTGACGAGGTCGCGGCCACGCTCGGCGAGCCGCTCACGAAGGACCTGACCAACCAGGCGCTCCGCACCGCGCTCGACCCCGCCGGGTCCTGGATCCCGTCGGTGCTGGCCGCGGCCGACAAGCGGCTGTCGGAGGTACGCCGCCACGTGCCCGACGCGGGCGGACTCGTGATCGCGACCGACCAGGACTCCGCGCGGTCCTACGCCAAGACGCTGAAGGCGATCACCGGCGAGTCGCCGACCGTCGTGCTGTCGGACGAGAAGGCGGCGTCGAAGAAGATCTCCCAGTTCAGCGACGACGACAGCCGCTGGATGGTCGCGGTCCGGATGGTGTCGGAGGGCGTGGACGTGCCGCGCCTCTCGGTCGGCGTGTGGGCCACGACGACCTCGACGCCGCTGTTCTTCGCGCAGGCCGTGGGTCGCTTCGTGCGCGCCCGGACCCGCGGCGAGATCGCGTCGGTCTTCCTGCCGTCGGTCCCGAACCTGCTCGGCTTCGCCGCCGAGCTCGAGCTCGAGCGCGACCACGCCCTCGGCCGGCCGGTCAAGGACGAGGACGACATCTTCGCCGCCGAGGACGACCTGCTGGCGCAGGCGCAGGCGGGGGAGGCCGCGTCGGCCGAGATGGAGGCACTGCCGTTCGAGGCGCTCGGCTCCGAGGCGCGCTTCGACCACGCCCTCTACGACGGTGCCCAGTTCGGCCACGAGGGCGAGGTGCACGTCGGGTCGGACGAGGAGATGGACTTCCTCGGCATCCCGGGCCTGCTCGAGCCTGACCAGATGAAGGAGCTCCTGCGCCAGCGGCAGGACTCCCGCGCGAAGGCGCGGCGCCGTACCTCCGAGACGGAGCGGGCCCCCGACACCGTCGCCGAGGTCGCGACCCACGAGCAGCTCGCCGTCCTGCGGCGGGAGCTCAACGGGCTCGTCGGCGCCTGGCACCACCGCACCAACCAGCCGCACGGCGTCATCCACTCGGCTCTGCGCAAGGAGTGCGGGGGCCCCGCGGCCGCGGTCGCCAACGCGGCCCAGCTCCAGCTGCGGATCGACCGGATCCGCGAGTGGGCGATGCGCAAGTCGTCCTAG
- a CDS encoding ABC transporter ATP-binding protein, whose translation MTTTETLPRALRGALQGQDLVLGYPRATVVHGVSVELRAGRVTALIGPNGSGKSTVLRSLARLHRIDAGSVRVGGTGGDLEDAAPLSAKEFARRVTLLSQSRPHPSGLEVRDVVAFGRHPHRRRFAPLTDADRAAIDHALDVTGVASMASRPVDQLSGGELQRVWLASCLAQDTGVLLLDEPTNHLDLRYQVETLDLVRDLADHHGTALGVVLHDLNHAASVADEVVLLHQGRVRAAGAPAEVLTADHLSEVYGLPIVSTEDPETGRVRVEPRGKHHRRRD comes from the coding sequence GTGACGACGACCGAGACGCTGCCCAGAGCGCTGCGCGGAGCCCTGCAGGGCCAGGACCTCGTCCTCGGCTACCCCCGGGCGACCGTGGTCCACGGCGTCTCCGTCGAGCTCCGGGCCGGCCGGGTCACCGCCCTCATCGGCCCCAACGGCAGCGGCAAGTCCACGGTGCTCCGCTCGCTCGCGCGCCTGCACCGGATCGACGCGGGCTCGGTGCGCGTGGGCGGCACCGGAGGGGACCTCGAGGACGCCGCGCCGCTGAGCGCCAAGGAGTTCGCGCGCCGGGTCACCCTGCTCTCGCAGTCGCGCCCGCACCCGTCGGGGCTCGAGGTGCGCGACGTGGTCGCGTTCGGGCGCCACCCGCACCGGCGCCGGTTCGCGCCGCTGACCGACGCCGACCGCGCCGCGATCGACCACGCCCTCGACGTCACCGGCGTCGCGTCGATGGCCTCGCGGCCCGTCGACCAGCTCTCCGGCGGCGAGCTCCAGCGGGTCTGGCTGGCGTCCTGCCTCGCGCAGGACACCGGCGTGCTGCTGCTCGACGAGCCGACCAACCATCTCGACCTGCGCTACCAGGTCGAGACCCTCGATCTGGTCCGCGACCTCGCGGACCACCACGGGACGGCGCTCGGCGTCGTCCTCCACGACCTCAACCACGCGGCGAGCGTGGCCGACGAGGTCGTCCTGCTCCACCAGGGACGGGTCCGCGCCGCCGGCGCGCCCGCCGAGGTCCTGACCGCGGACCACCTCTCCGAGGTCTACGGGCTCCCGATCGTCTCGACGGAGGACCCCGAGACCGGGCGCGTCCGCGTCGAGCCCCGGGGCAAGCACCACCGCCGGCGTGACTGA
- a CDS encoding iron-siderophore ABC transporter substrate-binding protein — MKTRSIAAALGLAGVATLTACGTTEPAGSDTTPVANDSADCSDVETSTGPVSLTDAFGRKVELEQPAERVAVLEWQQTEDVLSLCLSPVAVADAAGFELWNSSEELPEGVEDVGTRGEPNLEALYKTNPDLVIIEAYTPDDEIIKTLEEYDVPVLATKGADAADPIGQMKDTFELIAQATGREDRADVVLEEFDAAVEEGKEQVEGSEVTDFVYFDGWVQGGNVAIRPFGQGSLMGELGEAIGLTNAYDGEVDPAYGLGQTDLEGLSEYGDATWFYTGTEDESGFLQKMQQNKIWTSSPAVEEGRAHAFPEHIWTFGGPRSAQQVIDAYVEIVTQ, encoded by the coding sequence ATGAAGACCCGATCGATCGCCGCTGCCCTCGGCCTGGCCGGTGTGGCCACGCTGACCGCCTGTGGCACGACCGAGCCCGCCGGCAGCGACACCACTCCGGTCGCCAACGACTCCGCCGACTGCTCCGACGTCGAGACCTCGACGGGGCCGGTCAGCCTGACCGACGCCTTCGGCCGCAAGGTGGAGCTGGAGCAGCCCGCCGAGCGGGTCGCCGTCCTCGAGTGGCAGCAGACCGAGGACGTGCTCTCCCTCTGCCTCAGCCCGGTCGCCGTCGCCGACGCCGCCGGCTTCGAGCTGTGGAACTCCTCCGAGGAGCTCCCCGAGGGCGTCGAGGACGTCGGCACGCGCGGCGAGCCGAACCTCGAGGCGCTCTACAAGACCAACCCGGACCTGGTGATCATCGAGGCCTACACGCCCGACGACGAGATCATCAAGACGCTCGAGGAGTACGACGTCCCGGTGCTCGCCACCAAGGGTGCGGACGCCGCCGACCCGATCGGCCAGATGAAGGACACCTTCGAGCTGATCGCGCAGGCCACCGGCCGCGAGGACCGCGCCGATGTCGTGCTCGAGGAGTTCGACGCCGCCGTCGAGGAGGGCAAGGAGCAGGTCGAGGGCAGCGAGGTCACCGACTTCGTCTACTTCGACGGCTGGGTGCAGGGCGGCAACGTCGCGATCCGCCCGTTCGGCCAGGGCTCGCTGATGGGCGAGCTCGGTGAGGCGATCGGCCTCACCAACGCCTACGACGGCGAGGTGGACCCGGCGTACGGCCTCGGCCAGACCGACCTCGAGGGCCTCTCCGAGTACGGCGACGCCACCTGGTTCTACACCGGCACCGAGGACGAGTCCGGCTTCCTCCAGAAGATGCAGCAGAACAAGATCTGGACGTCGTCGCCGGCCGTCGAGGAGGGACGTGCCCACGCCTTCCCGGAGCACATCTGGACGTTCGGTGGCCCGCGCTCGGCCCAGCAGGTGATCGACGCGTACGTGGAGATCGTGACCCAGTGA